In Subdoligranulum variabile, the genomic stretch GCCTTTGTGGCGCCGGCGGTCTACAACATCCTCGTTACCGTCATCACCGGCGGCGTGTCGATGGTCATCTTCTTTTTTGTCTTCAAGATCATCTTCCCCGAGGGGGAGCGCCCTGTCGCCTGAACACGCCGCACAAAAAGCAGCGCCGGATTTTGTGAGAATTCACAAAATCCGGCGCTGTTCTGTTTTAAGTCCGGGTGGTGGTCACGGCGTCGAAATCGCCCTCCAGCGTCCCGTCCAGATCAAACACCACATGGCTGAGCACAAAACGCCCGCCGTCCAGGAAGATCTCGATGAGGTGGTCCTCCACAAAGATGTCCAGGGCGCAGGCGTCCCGGCCCAGGGCGGGGGTGCAGGCGGTGAGGCGGCTGTCCGGCTGGTGGGCAAAGACGGCGCTGCGGTCGGTGCAGAGCCGCCCGTCCTCCAGCTTGAGACGGTAGCCGCCGATGTTCCAGGCCTGGCCGCTGCGCAGCGTGCCCTGCAGCCGCACCGGCCGGTGGTGGGCCAGGGGGGCCAGGCCCTCCGCCGGCTGGGTGAAGCAGGCGGTCACGTGGGGATGCACCGGGAAGCAGAGCTGCCCGTCCCGCCATTCCACCAGCCGGGGCAGGCTCATCATGCCCCGCCAGGGACCCCGGCCATCGGGGGGGTCCTCCACCGGGCAGGGCATCCGCATCCAGCCGATGAGCACCCGGCGGCCATCCTCGTCCAGGGTGGTCTGGGGGGCATAGAGGTCCAGGCCCCAGTCCACCATGGCCGGGGTGCCCTGCAGGGCAAAGCGGCAGCCGGCCTCGTCGAAGTCCGCCGCCGTCCAGGTGGACTGGTCGGGGTAGTGCAGCCCGTCCGCCGTGATGCCCATGGGGGAACCCAGCAGCACCCAGCGGCCGTCCAGGCAGAACAGGTCGGGACATTCCAGCGTGGTGCCCAGAACCGGGTCCCCGAACCGCCCGGCGGCGGTCCAGGTCAGGCCGTCCTCGCTGCGGTAGAACAGCAGCTGGCCCACGCCCTCCCGGGTGCTGCCCAGCACCATCCGGAAACTGCCGTCCGCCGCCCGCCAGACCTTGGGGTCCCGGGTGTTCTGGGGATCCCCCGCCTCCGGCGCGGCGGGCACCGGCAGTACCTGCCGCTTGGCGTCCAGGTTGTCGAAGGTGACCCCGTCGGGGGAGATCACCAGCGCCTGGCTGGCCCGGAACCGGTTGTTCAGCGCCCGGTGGATGTTGTCGGGATTTTCCTCGTCGTAGCGGATGGCCGTGTAGTAGAGGTACAAAGCCCCCTCCACCTCCACCGCGCTGCCGGAAAACACCCCGTTGCGGTCGTAGGCCTTGCTGGGATAGAGGGCGATGCCCCGGTGCTCCCAGTGGACCAGATCGTCGCTGACGGCGTGGCCCCAGTGCATGGTGCCCCAGCGGGGCAGGTAGGGGAAGTGCTGGTAGAACAGATGGTACTGCCCTTTATAATAGATGAAGCCGTTGGGGTCGTTGATCCAGTGCCCCGGGGCTTTCAGATGCAAAAAATCCTGCAGCAAAACGGTCCCTTCCTTTCGGATGCGCAAAAACACCCAAGGCCCTGCAGCCGAAGGCCGCAGGGCGCGGGTGCTCTGTGTCAGAATTCCACTTCCATGCCGTCGTAGGCCGCCAGGATGCCCCGCTGGGCACCCCAGGCGGTGAGCTCGTCGTGGGTCATCTCGCCGTTGTGGCTGAAGTGGTTGATGACCTTCACGGTGTGGTCGTCGATGCAGCCGGCGTCGGTCAGCCGGGCGATCATCGCCTCCACATCGGGCAGGCCCATGTGGTAGCCGCCGATGGTCTTTTTGCCCATGGTGGCGTCCAGGCTGATGAGGTCATACTGCCGGGCGGTGACCAGCGCCCAGGCCTCCTCCGAGAGGTTCAGCCCGGTGTCGTGGCCGTAGAACAGCGTCTTGCCGTCCTTCTGGCAGATATAGACCAGGCATTCCTCCCGCTTGTCGTGGTCGGCGGGCACGGCGGTGATCTGCCAGCCGTGGCTCTCGAACCGGTCCCCGCCGTGGGTCACATGGAAG encodes the following:
- a CDS encoding glycoside hydrolase family 32 protein, producing MLQDFLHLKAPGHWINDPNGFIYYKGQYHLFYQHFPYLPRWGTMHWGHAVSDDLVHWEHRGIALYPSKAYDRNGVFSGSAVEVEGALYLYYTAIRYDEENPDNIHRALNNRFRASQALVISPDGVTFDNLDAKRQVLPVPAAPEAGDPQNTRDPKVWRAADGSFRMVLGSTREGVGQLLFYRSEDGLTWTAAGRFGDPVLGTTLECPDLFCLDGRWVLLGSPMGITADGLHYPDQSTWTAADFDEAGCRFALQGTPAMVDWGLDLYAPQTTLDEDGRRVLIGWMRMPCPVEDPPDGRGPWRGMMSLPRLVEWRDGQLCFPVHPHVTACFTQPAEGLAPLAHHRPVRLQGTLRSGQAWNIGGYRLKLEDGRLCTDRSAVFAHQPDSRLTACTPALGRDACALDIFVEDHLIEIFLDGGRFVLSHVVFDLDGTLEGDFDAVTTTRT
- a CDS encoding MBL fold metallo-hydrolase, which encodes MKIRYLGTAAAEGWPALFCSCPICTKARAEGGRNLRTRTQAILDGELLLDFPPDTYCHALRYNLELARVHTLLVTHSHMDHWFPTDLIHRHEHFGHGVTGVLEVYGNQAVKDAFDAHILVDRFKPHPIGDVVHFHVTHGGDRFESHGWQITAVPADHDKREECLVYICQKDGKTLFYGHDTGLNLSEEAWALVTARQYDLISLDATMGKKTIGGYHMGLPDVEAMIARLTDAGCIDDHTVKVINHFSHNGEMTHDELTAWGAQRGILAAYDGMEVEF